A DNA window from Gemmatimonas sp. contains the following coding sequences:
- the acs gene encoding acetate--CoA ligase has product MSDIDVLLQETRTFPPPLEFQAEAHVRDSRLHDEASVSPHAFWAREAGTLEWMTPWDTVCEWTPPHAKWFSGGTLNVSVNCVDRHIHGPRRNKAALIWEGEPGDRRTWTYWDLYREVNLAANMLKQLGVTKGDRVAIYLPMIAEAVVAMLACARIGAVHTVVFGGFSPDSLRDRINDCGCKVLITADGGYRRGQTVPLKRNADEALKACPTIEHVLVVMRRRSGVGDETFAEMQDGRDHWWHRLKREVPTYCEPEAMSAEDVLFILYTSGTTGKPKGIVHTTGGYLTGAMATTKYVFDLKDEDVYWCTADIGWITGHTYLTYGPLANGATCVVYEGAPDWPDKDRFWQLCERYGVTIFYTAPTAIRAFMKWGAQHVEKHDLSQLRLLGSVGEPINPEAWMWYHRVIGQERCPIVDTWWQTETGSIMITPLPGVTHTKPGSATVPFPGITATLLDSNANEVTQGGGLLAITHPWPSMLRTIWGDDQRYVDTYFSKWPGRPDLYFPGDGAKRDDDGYLWILGRVDDVLNVAGHRIGTMEVESALVDHPAVAEAAVVGKHHDLKGQAIAAFVTLRAGFTQSSALRDELREHVALKIGALARPDDILFSADLPKTRSGKIMRRLLRDIAEGRALGDTTTLADPSVVAGLKEQYEAQES; this is encoded by the coding sequence ATGAGCGATATCGACGTCCTGCTGCAGGAAACCCGTACGTTCCCGCCCCCGCTCGAATTCCAGGCCGAGGCGCACGTGCGCGACTCGCGCCTGCACGACGAGGCGTCCGTGTCGCCCCACGCGTTCTGGGCGCGCGAGGCGGGCACGCTGGAGTGGATGACGCCGTGGGACACGGTGTGCGAGTGGACGCCGCCGCACGCCAAGTGGTTCAGCGGCGGCACGCTCAACGTGAGCGTGAACTGCGTGGACCGGCACATTCACGGCCCGCGGCGCAACAAGGCCGCGCTCATCTGGGAGGGGGAGCCGGGGGACCGCCGCACGTGGACCTACTGGGACCTGTACCGCGAAGTGAACCTCGCGGCGAACATGCTCAAGCAACTGGGCGTGACCAAGGGCGATCGCGTGGCGATCTACCTGCCCATGATTGCCGAAGCGGTCGTGGCCATGCTGGCGTGCGCGCGCATCGGGGCCGTTCATACGGTGGTGTTCGGCGGCTTCTCCCCCGACTCGCTGCGCGACCGCATCAACGACTGCGGCTGCAAGGTGCTCATCACCGCCGATGGCGGCTATCGGCGCGGCCAGACGGTGCCGCTCAAGCGCAACGCCGACGAGGCGCTGAAGGCGTGCCCCACCATCGAGCACGTGCTCGTGGTGATGCGCCGGCGCAGCGGGGTGGGCGACGAAACGTTCGCCGAAATGCAGGACGGGCGCGACCACTGGTGGCACCGGCTCAAGCGGGAGGTGCCCACGTACTGCGAGCCCGAGGCGATGAGCGCCGAAGACGTGCTGTTCATCCTCTACACGAGCGGCACGACGGGCAAGCCCAAGGGCATCGTGCACACTACCGGCGGCTATCTCACCGGCGCGATGGCCACCACCAAGTACGTGTTCGACCTCAAGGACGAAGACGTGTACTGGTGCACCGCCGACATCGGCTGGATCACGGGGCACACGTATCTCACCTACGGGCCGCTCGCCAACGGCGCCACCTGCGTGGTGTACGAGGGCGCGCCCGACTGGCCCGACAAGGACCGGTTCTGGCAGCTCTGCGAGCGCTATGGTGTGACGATCTTCTACACGGCGCCCACCGCCATTCGCGCGTTCATGAAGTGGGGCGCGCAGCACGTGGAGAAGCACGACTTGTCGCAGCTGCGGTTGCTGGGGAGCGTGGGGGAGCCCATCAACCCCGAGGCGTGGATGTGGTATCACCGCGTGATCGGCCAGGAACGCTGCCCGATCGTGGACACGTGGTGGCAGACCGAGACGGGCTCCATCATGATCACGCCGCTGCCGGGGGTCACGCACACCAAGCCGGGGAGTGCCACCGTGCCCTTCCCCGGCATCACGGCCACGCTGCTCGACAGCAACGCCAACGAGGTCACGCAGGGGGGCGGGCTGCTGGCCATCACGCACCCCTGGCCGAGCATGCTGCGCACCATCTGGGGCGACGACCAGCGCTACGTGGACACCTACTTCAGCAAGTGGCCCGGGCGTCCGGATCTTTACTTCCCCGGCGACGGCGCCAAGCGCGACGACGACGGGTACCTGTGGATTCTGGGGCGCGTGGACGACGTGCTCAACGTGGCCGGGCATCGCATTGGCACCATGGAGGTGGAGAGTGCGCTGGTGGACCACCCCGCGGTGGCCGAAGCGGCGGTCGTGGGCAAGCACCACGACCTCAAGGGGCAGGCCATTGCCGCGTTCGTGACGCTGCGCGCGGGGTTCACGCAGAGCAGCGCCCTGCGCGACGAACTGCGCGAGCATGTGGCGCTCAAGATCGGCGCGCTGGCGCGGCCGGATGACATTCTGTTCAGCGCCGACCTGCCCAAGACCCGCAGCGGCAAGATCATGCGGCGGCTGCTGCGCGATATTGCCGAGGGGCGGGCGCTGGGGGACACGACCACGCTGGCGGACCCTTCGGTTGTTGCCGGGCTGAAGGAACAGTACGAGGCGCAGGAGTCGTGA